In Pedobacter sp. SL55, the following proteins share a genomic window:
- the tsaE gene encoding tRNA (adenosine(37)-N6)-threonylcarbamoyltransferase complex ATPase subunit type 1 TsaE, giving the protein MKSITINSLAELPHVAEELLKFANDQKFFIFEGDMAAGKTTFIKSLCEALGVEDVVSSPTFSIVNEYDSAKGAVYHFDFYRLKNLQEAYDIGYEEYFYSGNYCLIEWPSKVAELLPEEYVKVEISVNGNEQRIFQFTKIEV; this is encoded by the coding sequence ATGAAATCTATTACTATCAATAGCCTAGCAGAATTACCTCATGTTGCCGAAGAATTATTAAAATTTGCCAACGATCAAAAGTTTTTCATTTTTGAGGGAGACATGGCAGCCGGGAAAACTACCTTTATCAAATCACTTTGTGAGGCTTTAGGGGTGGAAGATGTGGTTAGCAGCCCAACTTTTTCTATTGTTAACGAATACGATAGTGCTAAAGGTGCTGTTTATCATTTCGATTTCTATAGATTGAAAAACCTACAAGAAGCCTACGATATTGGCTACGAAGAATATTTTTACAGCGGTAATTATTGCTTAATAGAATGGCCATCTAAAGTGGCCGAATTACTGCCCGAAGAATATGTAAAAGTTGAAATATCCGTTAATGGTAATGAGCAACGGATATTTCAATTCACTAAAATTGAAGTATAA
- a CDS encoding HD domain-containing protein, giving the protein MNKKKIINDPVYGFITIPSELVFDLISHRYFQRLRYIKQLAMTHIVYPGALNTRFHHALGAMHLMSLALEVLKSKGHQISAEEEEAATIAILLHDIGHGPFSHALEHTLAQGIKHEDISLLMMDKLNEEFGGRLTLAIQIFRGKYHRKFFCQLISGQVDLDRMDYLNRDSFFTGVSEGVISFDRIIKMFNIVDDQLVVEEKGIYSVEKFLIARRLMYWQVYLHKTVIAGEQLLVKILERAKELAHQGVKLFATPALQHFLQNDISEESFFKEEIHLQQFSKLDDQDIYASVKVWEDSEDFVLSQLCKMLNARKLYKVEITNEAPSAERLAHLKTETAKFLGIGSENIHYFVFTDSITNRAYNAESSNINILMKNGTLSDIAKASDLSNLESLDRTVKKHILCYLRGI; this is encoded by the coding sequence ATGAACAAAAAGAAAATCATTAACGACCCAGTTTATGGGTTCATCACTATACCTTCAGAACTTGTTTTTGATCTTATTTCTCATCGCTATTTCCAACGTTTAAGGTACATTAAGCAGCTAGCGATGACGCACATTGTATATCCTGGAGCATTAAATACAAGGTTTCATCATGCTTTGGGTGCGATGCATTTAATGAGTTTAGCACTAGAAGTGTTAAAAAGTAAGGGACACCAGATTAGCGCAGAAGAAGAAGAGGCGGCAACCATAGCCATCTTATTACATGATATTGGTCACGGGCCATTTTCCCATGCCCTAGAACATACTTTGGCTCAAGGTATTAAGCACGAAGATATTTCTTTGTTAATGATGGACAAGCTGAACGAAGAGTTTGGAGGTAGGTTAACCTTGGCCATCCAAATTTTTAGAGGGAAATACCACCGGAAATTCTTTTGTCAGTTGATTTCTGGTCAGGTAGATTTAGACAGGATGGATTACCTTAATCGCGATAGCTTTTTTACCGGCGTTAGCGAAGGTGTAATCAGTTTTGATCGGATCATTAAAATGTTCAACATTGTTGATGACCAATTGGTGGTTGAAGAAAAAGGAATTTACTCGGTAGAGAAGTTCTTAATTGCCCGTAGGTTAATGTACTGGCAAGTTTATTTACACAAAACAGTGATTGCGGGCGAGCAGCTGTTGGTAAAAATATTAGAGCGTGCAAAAGAATTGGCTCACCAAGGAGTTAAGTTATTTGCTACGCCTGCTTTACAGCATTTTCTTCAAAACGATATCAGCGAAGAAAGTTTTTTTAAGGAAGAAATTCATTTGCAGCAGTTCTCTAAGCTGGATGATCAGGATATTTACGCTTCGGTAAAAGTTTGGGAAGACAGTGAAGATTTTGTTTTATCGCAGCTTTGCAAAATGTTAAATGCACGTAAGCTTTATAAGGTTGAGATTACTAATGAAGCGCCAAGTGCAGAAAGATTAGCTCATCTGAAAACAGAAACTGCGAAATTTCTAGGCATCGGTAGCGAAAACATACATTACTTCGTATTTACAGATAGCATTACCAATAGGGCTTATAATGCAGAGAGTAGCAATATCAATATTTTAATGAAAAACGGAACATTGTCTGATATTGCAAAGGCATCAGATTTATCTAATTTAGAATCATTAGATAGAACGGTTAAGAAACATATACTGTGCTACCTAAGAGGGATTTAG
- the lpxD gene encoding UDP-3-O-(3-hydroxymyristoyl)glucosamine N-acyltransferase: MQFTAKQIGEFLNGTIEGDENAQVSTLSKIEDGTAGALCFLSNPKYENFLYTTAASVVIVAKDFVPTQPTAATLVKVQDPYSAFSVLLDKYNEVASMNSEEVGIHSSSFVHPTATIGKNVYIGAFCCIEQNVVIGDNTKIYPQTYIGADSKIGKDCRFFPGVKLYKHTIVGDRVTVHSNTVIGSDGFGFAPQKDGSYNKIPQIGNVVIEDDVEIGANTSIDRATMGSTFVRKGVKLDNLIQIAHNVEVGAHSVVAAQTGISGSTKLGENSVIGGQVGIAGHLTLGKRTQVGAQAGINFNTEENKQWHGSPAQPLKEWMRSTVIFKKLPEVDKRVRELETKIAELTAVIEKMTTTQTQ, encoded by the coding sequence ATGCAATTTACTGCCAAGCAGATAGGCGAATTTTTAAACGGAACAATAGAAGGCGATGAAAACGCTCAAGTGAGTACGCTTTCTAAAATAGAAGACGGCACAGCTGGCGCACTTTGCTTTTTATCTAATCCAAAATACGAGAACTTTCTTTATACAACCGCTGCGTCTGTGGTTATAGTAGCTAAAGATTTTGTGCCCACGCAACCTACAGCAGCAACTTTGGTTAAGGTACAAGATCCTTACAGTGCTTTTTCGGTACTGTTAGATAAATACAACGAAGTTGCGAGCATGAACAGCGAGGAAGTAGGAATTCATAGTTCGTCTTTTGTTCATCCCACAGCTACCATAGGTAAAAACGTATACATTGGCGCTTTTTGCTGTATCGAACAAAATGTAGTAATTGGCGATAACACGAAAATTTACCCGCAAACTTACATTGGTGCCGATAGTAAAATAGGTAAAGACTGTAGGTTTTTTCCGGGTGTTAAACTATATAAGCACACCATTGTTGGCGATAGGGTAACCGTACATTCTAATACCGTAATAGGTAGCGATGGGTTTGGTTTTGCCCCACAAAAAGATGGCTCTTACAACAAAATTCCTCAAATTGGAAATGTAGTAATAGAAGATGATGTAGAAATTGGTGCCAATACCAGCATAGACAGAGCTACAATGGGCTCTACTTTTGTTCGTAAAGGCGTTAAATTAGACAATCTTATTCAAATAGCCCATAATGTAGAGGTTGGCGCACATTCTGTAGTAGCGGCACAAACCGGAATTTCGGGCAGCACCAAGTTGGGAGAAAACTCCGTAATTGGCGGACAGGTTGGTATTGCGGGGCATCTTACCCTAGGCAAGAGAACCCAAGTTGGCGCTCAAGCGGGCATCAATTTTAATACTGAAGAAAATAAACAATGGCATGGTAGTCCGGCACAGCCGTTAAAAGAATGGATGCGCTCTACCGTGATATTTAAGAAGTTGCCAGAAGTAGATAAGCGGGTAAGAGAATTGGAAACTAAAATAGCGGAGCTTACTGCTGTGATAGAAAAAATGACAACAACACAAACACAATAA